TTGCCCTGCAGCTCAGTCTCTAaaatggctgctgctgcttctctgctTCGCTAATCTGACTGCGGACATGACAGCGCAGGGCATGAGGAAGGATTGCTGCTGTTGCACATAGCGTGGTGATTCACCAGCTCTAATTCATGCATCATCCATTTCACTTCAACAAAGGCTGGGCTTCAACTGCAGCAGACGAGgccagacttgaaaaattgacACAAAGTGTCAGTCTAGAAAGCCGGAGTCACTGTGGTCAATTTATTCTCATAAAACAGGAGCAGTTTGCCTTGagaatcatacacacacagttcgAACCTGCTTTTCTTGattcatttgtgttgttttagcTTGTGAGTTGATAGGAGAAACACCCATGTGAGTGATCTGTCAGCTATGTTGTCCAATCTGTCGCGTTCAGGGTAGTGCTATTATAATAGAAGAAGGAAGTTCAGAACAGTTCACATAAAGATAATTTACTGACATTGTCTTACTGTTAAAGCCTGTTAACCAACATGACATGTTGCAATCCAACTTTATCTGCTGAGTTCCAACATTGTGCAAGCAGCCGGCTGCACACAGACAGCTGTGTCTTTtgtagagaaggagagggagtgaGCTGGTGATGTCAAAGGGAAAGGGGCCGGATTTGGGGCGTTATCATGCATGTTCTGAGAATACCTGAGGAGACAAGTCAGGAGCTGACAGGAGACAGAACaaagtatgtgtttgtgttgacagCAAAGCCAGGGAGGATTTAATAACTTCAGAAACAGGACTTGTGAACATCCTTTGTACTGGTAAGACTGGATGCTACACTCCTTTGTCTTTTACTTTCGAAGTAGTGTAGAGCTTTGGTTCTTTATGATTCTTAAATAACATTTACTAATTTGTatgttaatttaaaatgaagttttaaaatgacatttcttaCTGCAAAACTGGGTGGATCTTGAACTGTCCATACTTGTTACTGAACGTATCACATTGTGACGCAAAATATTCCCCAAAGCTGCCACATGTAATATAATTTTCTATGAGCTGTCTGTTTAAGTTTGTGTCTCATTCGGATCTTGTCCAGACACACAGTGAGTCACAGACCCAAATAGATCGTTCGTATCAGGCTGTTGTCATTGAGCACCTGGGTGATATGTGGATGGTTGTGATGAGCCATGGAAAGTGTTGTATACCGCGATGAGTCTTAATGTCCCCTTGTGGCATTCATTCCCACTCTAACACCTGCATTATTGTAGACTCGGCATGCCAGGCAGCCCAGACTATAATGACAGTTCATGTTACAGTCTGGCTTTTTAATGACTGTGGTTGAAACAGGCTAGCCTAAACACCTGTcctattaattttttttttcataatagtTTATTTGTTATCAGTCATGATGGTCATAGTCACAGTATTACAGATGTTTTTAGAAACTGAACATACATATTCAAAGGGCTGAAAGCATTTAAAGTATTTCTGGAACCGCATTTCAGGTTCCGAGTTACAGAACACGGTATCTATTTCCCCTAATCACATATTGTTATTTCTCTACTTTTACTTCCAGCTTTATCAGTGGAAACAGCTGGAAAACTTGTACTTCCGAGAGAAAAAATTTGCCGTAGAAGTTAATGACCCACACAGGTGAGCAGCAGGAGATATTCTTCTTTAGAGGCACATTTTGTTATTCTTAAACAGGCTATTTGTGCAAGTTGattatagggctgcaactaacagttattttcattgtcagttattttctcgatGAATGGATCAGTTGTTTGGATGATAAAATGccaggaaatggtgaaaaatgttgatctcCATTCCACAAAGCTTAAgatgaaatgtcttgttttgtcccgaccaacagtccacaacccaaagatattcagtttattatcatagaggacttaagaaaccagaagataatgatgtttatttcttataaattcttaaaaaatgacaatgattaatcaattatcaacatAGTTACATGAAttcaactaatcaactaatcaattaatcgactaataattgcagctctagttgattttttttttttttttagttttttgagAGATTTCCCATCTCACTGTAGCTTTAGTCTGAAATGTGTCATACTGTAATTTGCAATAGGAGAGCAGTAACCAAGCGCACCTTTGGGCAGACCGGTTTACTCATCCACACGTGGTATGCCAGCCATTCTTTGATCAAAACCATTTGGGTCATGGCTATCAGCCAGCACCAGTTCTATTTGGACAGAAAGCAAAGCAAAGTAAGTGTCGGTTATCAGTCATTATTTGTTACTTTTGATACTGAGCTATCCATTCACTAATCTTtgtcccttttttctttttcattctttcaggCTAAAGTAGGAGCAGCAAGAAGTTTAGAGGAAATTGCCATGGATCTCACTGAGCATGGAGGAGCAAAGATAAACAGACTTGGAGACACAGGCCTAAAGAATAACTTTATAACAGCCAGCAATGGGAGCCTTGTGTCTACAGGTTAGTTACAATTATTTAAGTTCTTAAAGCAAAAATCATTATTTCAGATCACATTGGTGCAAGTTTCTATGACAAAACTCTGAGTTACGAACGCTGAGCTGTTGGTGAGTTACATTGCGGGGGAGTCATGCTGACGAATCAGTTCTATCTTTACTGATGTCATTACGGATGTTTTGGGATATAAAGTTATTGAACGGAAAGTGGGCAAAAAATAGTCAGGATATTGTTTTCACAGGTTCTGCAGACTCTGAAATGAGtgaagaacagaagaaagagaaactctctgagctgagaaaaaaagagcaggaGATCCAAGATATTTTGgccaagaaaacaaaagaactgAAGAAGATTTGCCTGAGAGAGGCGGTGAGAATTcattttgtttgcagtgttgCTATTTTTTGCTAGGCTCCttattaagtcttttttttttctttacagctACATTCTGTTAGCTCAACTCCCTTTATTAAACCGTGTTGCTGTGTGGTAACTAGACTAATGGTTGCTGCTGTTCATTAAGTGTCAAGggggtgtttttgtgtttccagGAGCTCACTGGCAAGCTGCCAAAAGAGTATCCCCTCTCCTCAGGTGAAAGACCGCCGCAGGTCAGACGACGAGTTGGCACTGCTTTCAAGTTAGATGACCTTTTCCCCTACAATGAGGTCTGTATTTAACTGGTGTTCTTTAATCAAATGCAGCTGCAATTCTCACCATCTCTTTTTGTGTGTAGCACCGTTTTTTTTGTGCAATGTACCTTAACGTTAATAGATTTAACTTTTTgagtttaaaggataagtctggtggTATTTAGTTTAATTCTATTGTCAACAATGCCACTAAAAGATCAATACCAGCAATGAATTCATCTTGCATGTATTTCTTGCATTGCTAAAGTCTGATctagcttattcctctgtgccatagagctccattgttgctGTAAAAggtgacatattccttcattaCAATAAACATGTCTatcacacatacatcatccCGGTGCGGCTAATGCTAGCTACCACTCCAAATCTgcaaactacagtgcccagctgttttaagaaattatttagccttttatatattattaaccAGATTTAAATCTTTGATAGGAATGAATGGGTTTGGGACTGAGAGCCACAGATAGGTTGGGTGTGTcggaaagtattgagagacagactgatccagtgttggttttggtcttttcatgggatttgtttacAATAGCAAAAATATAGAATAGCACCAGTTTTATCCTTTACAGTAAGTGCACTCAGCTACTAATTTGCAGGACATGACATAATTGTATCAGTAGCTTATATAAGAATAATATCAATAAGGTTCACCCCACATCAGACTTAACCAGATCTATTCTTTAACAAAGGTGACAATAAGGGTTATAGATACTTACTGTTATCTCTGGGGATTTGCTGCTTGTGGTTTTGCAGGATCCCTTCCTTAGGAACTTGGAGAGCAGATTTGCCCTGCAGCAAAAGATTGTGGAGGCGGCTAAGAAGTTGGCAAATGAGCCAGAACTGTGTAAGACAGtcaagaagaagaggaggagaaactgTTTGGATGCAATGCACAAACTCCAGCAGATAGAGGATGAGATGAATCAGTACAGAATCAAGAAGGGAAAAAAGCCAACCCAGCGAGCCTCAGTGATCATTGCAGGTATGGCGCAAGTTGACCTGTGTTGCTGCATTAATCATTCAGCTAGATATATATCCCAGTAAGCATGACgttatttcctctttctttagATGAACTTGTCCGTTCAGACTGTAGCTCCCTGTCTAGTCTCCCACTGGATGATGGTGAGTCAGACAACTCATGCTCTGGTGCACTTTGACCTGCAAAAAAACATGGATATCACTTTCTTATCATGACTGTTTTTGAAAAAGCAAGTGTCAGTATTTTTTTGGTTTGCATTTACATTCAGATGACTCAGACAGTGTAAGTCAGAGGCCACGGTCGCGGTCAGTCCAAGGCTCCCCTCAGCTCAGTCCGATGCAGTCTCTGGGGGCAGAATATGATGTAGAGAGACAAGGATCTCCGAGGGAAAATCACCGCAACAAAAACCATAGCAGGTGGGGAAACAGACATCCTGAGGCAATCTATTTGTTATTTCCATGAAGTCTAGTGTGAAGTGAAACTTGTTccacaactttttattttattgaaaagCTGAATTGTTTTTGCAATGATATCATGTTTTGGCAGAGCGTGTAATATTTGCCGTGTCGTGTTTGCAGCCTCATACCTTTCCTCACATCTcattcctattttttttttcaccctctcCTTATACCACACCCTTTTAGATTAGCTACTGAAGGCCAGGAGGCTTCCCACTACTACCAGAATCCAAGAGAGGTCTCCTCCACCCACACTAGCCCTTATAAAACCCTTCCCAGACCTCCTAGAGATCCACGCAGCATGCCTCCCACCCCAGTTATGACCCGCAATGcctacagcagcagccagctcAGGTGTGGATACTGCTCCCCAGCACTCCCAACCAAATATCTATCCTTCTCCCACACAATAACTTCCCTGCAACTAAATCCCTGCTTCTCCCCAACTCCCAACCTTTAAGCAAAGCTCTCTTACACCCCTAACCTTTGTTGTAACtaataaaatcagaaatattATCCCATCactcattttgttgtttagatATGTTTAAACAGGACAAGTTGTGTTTCTTCGCTAGGTCCGAAGGGTCTCCTCATTGCTTCAGGCATCGCAGTGGAAGTCTGGAGTCACAGCCCCAGCTAAGAAAAGACACAGACTCAGAGAAGCCCGTGTTTATCTTGTCACCAGCCCaccgcagcagcagcacagaggtGTTAGAAGATTGCTCCTCCTACACTAGTCAGTCCAGTCTGGACTACTGCGGGGCAGCCAACTCCCACTACAGTACACTGGACTCTCGAACCTCAACCATGCATCGCCTCCACAGGAAGGTGGAAGTGTATGGAAATACCGGGAGCATGCCCAACTTGGTCCAGCATCATTCTGGTTGTAGTTACACATGTGAGACCTCAGCACACTATGCACCCAGTGCCTACTACGTCTCCGGCTACCCCTGTCCGGACATGGAGCCTTACGCTAACGGTGCCTACGTGTATGAGAATGAGGTAGAGGGCCACTACAACGTCAACCCTTCCTATCAAATGAATGGGTACCATGGACATGACAGATTCAGGCATTACAGCAGTGACCGAGCTGATGGTCTCTCCCAGAACCCCTATGCGACGGTGAGGCCACCGCGGAGCAGGGAGGGACCCAGAAATGAGCTGCTGGCCAAGAACATGCAGAAAGCCATGGTGGCGGAGCATCTGAGAGGCTGGTACCATCGAAACAGAGGccacagggagggagggagggggatgCTGGCTGGATATGACTTTGACAGCGGTTCTCAGCTCAGCCTGGGCTACCAGACCATGCCAGCGGCCTTCAGCCACTCCAGCCGAACCACCTCCTTCTCATCAGGTAAGATGATTTCCCCAGGCAgttttcaagtcaagtcaaatgtATTGGTGTAGGAGGGAAAATCATTTAATATAATCAATTTTTGCCTCCCTCTAAATTACAGTTAGATATATTTACATATCAGGCTGCTATTGGCCGTTTATTACATATTAGATATCTGCTGGCTGTTAACTGTCACTGATATATGAGCATCCtgtgaatgcacccaagacAGTTTTATTCATGAGGGTTTCAGTGGAGGATTTTTACATGTTACAAGAAAAGAAGTCTGGGAGAAAATAAGCCCCAGTTTGTGTATTACTATTACATTTGAGATTGACATTGAGATCTTCAAAAATATAAGAtctttgaaaaacacagaaggTTGTTTTACAACACTTACCACCGTTCAGTAGTTATTTGCTGCTGCTCTTATAGAACGCTCTCCCTGCCTTTTTAGAAACTCGACTTGAAACTCATCTCTTAGACCAAACTTTTTATTAATgtacttatttttgtttgttttctctctgttaagGGCCCTTGGGTTATGTGAAAGGTGcttaaaatctaatttattatcAGTATTTCCAGAATACTTTTCTGACCATCTAGATTAAAAATATAGTGTGTCCcgtacacaataaaaaaaaatttaacctGAGTAACATAAATATAGACCCATAAACTGATGAAACATTTTAGTTTTGGTTGTACAAATTGAGCAAGGACATCTGGCTGCCATTATTGTTTGGAGAAGCAAATAGAGTCACAACTTGGTAAAggagttcaaatattttttattgaatgtaaTCGTAATATATAAGAGGCATCAACTGGTCCTTGTAATTTATTAAAATGGTATTAAAACGTATAATTAATTTTTAAGATATTGGTCCAAAATACCTGattacaattttttaaaataatgttatttgtctttaaaacCTTATAATAAATAAAGCCTTTTTGCAAGTTTGACCTATGttatccattttttaaaaaataaaataaaataaataaaaaataatgaaaacgtTTCCAGGCAAGGTGCCAGCAACAGCGCTGTAATCACATGTTGCCATAATTTGTGAAAGGTGATTGTTTTGCAATAGTGACGTTAAACTGGACTTAAGAGTGTTTCCAATAACAACAATTACCACTGAGTTACACTCCAACATTAgagtgtttttgcttttgtcttGTGTGCAGTGTCCTCAGTGGAGAGCGCAGGAAACTGGCGCAACCAGCTGGCAGTTGGCCTGACAGAGTACGATACACCCGACACACCTCATTACCCTCACCCTGGAGCTCCTGCTTCTCCATACAACCACAGTCCCTCACACAGCAGGTGAGTGCTGCCGTTTTAGAAAATTTAAGAATGACCAAGGAGAGGTCATTCTGTCAGTTTCATTACTAGTAGGATTTCAGATAAAATGCTGGTTGCTAGTATCTTAAGAATACATTAACCTGCTTAATGTCCCCCACTGAGCATCAACAGACTAAGACTCTGCTGATGCTCAGTGGCAGATAGAGATATCAGTGCCTCTGCTGTTTCACTAAATGGATGTCTGTAGCAGTTTAAGAACTGTCTGACATTTGGAAAAATACACTTATCCGCTTGTGCCATGATCAATACCACTCTAAAATCTGTCTGTTCAATAGCCTATGAAGCTGGAGGTGGCAGCTtgttatcttagcttagcataaagacttgaaacagATGCTGGAAGAAGGATATGTTTGCCTTCAGACAGAGTCAGACTAGCTGTTTGCCCCTGTGTTtagtttatgctaagctaagctaactgactgttggctgtagcttcatattgaacGGACGGATAAGAAAATGGTATCAATATTCTCATATGACTCTCATCAAAAAAGcaaatttccaaaaatgtcaaacaattcctttgttttatgtgttgctCTGTCTCTGGATGAAGCCTGTTTCTCTGCATTTACTAGATCTACTGATTGCTTTCTGCTTAGGTGACCTGACACTAATTAGcacatgaaaatgtaatcatgaggatctctttctttcttcctttcttgaCTTATGATCAATGCTCATGTGTGCAGATTTTCTCCAGAAAACAAAGTATCGGGGTCTGACACAATGCCTAAAAAATCTGAGTCAGTAGAAGTGGTTGGCGCTGAGGCCAATAGTACAGATGAGCCATCAGACAACCATTCTAGCTCTTAAGGGTGAGACCAAACACAGCGGGCTGTTCTGTGTCGTGTTGCTGCACATCtccatttttccatttcatcagTGTGTCACTTCCTTATAGCTTATTTAATCGAATCGTCCACATTTTTGTATTGTGGTGTCATCATTTTTTCTTCAGCAtcgtttttgtatttgtttgtacaACTAGTACTGATCGAAGTATTTGATCACAAAccaaagtaaaacacaaattaataaaGTCAGGAGATCATAAAGTTACTACAATTAATCCTGTGGGAAATATGTCTGCATGAATCCATCCCATaattgttaagatatttcagtttggactaAAGTTGTGGATCTACCTACCAAGGGCGTTTTTTACTACATGAGTCTTTTGGTAAACTACGATGATTAACTATAATCCAGTATGACTGATGATTTGATCTGCCCAAACTAACCATACCAAGGGAGAAAACGAACAGactaaacaatgcaggtttgaaAGCACTGCTATAGAGACACAGTGCTAGCACATAGAAGTTTCCTTTTACTCCATGAAGCTTAAATCATGTTGTACACACTCACAAAGTAATGTGTACCACATGTAAGGCCTCTTTGATGCATtgcatttccatttccattccTCAGTTTTATCACAAGGTTCAGTCATGTGTTCCTTTGTTCTAAAAGTTGAACTACAGTAGATTTGACATATGCTTATGACTTCCTGTGCAGATTTCACCTGGACGGAAGCTACATGAGCATCCGCTGAAGAGGACCAAACCAAACTTTGGCACAATTAAAGCCATGGCCAGCAGCACATgaaggggaggaaggaggaactACGGGCTGTACACAGACTTTTTGCTGCCATAACTCAATCTTGGGAGATGTTTTGTCCAGCAGGTTTTGGCAGAGTCTAGGTGTATGCTGTCCTCATGTTAAAGTAACCTCTGAACACAGTGATGACACTCTTGAATGACTTTCCCA
This window of the Thunnus albacares chromosome 5, fThuAlb1.1, whole genome shotgun sequence genome carries:
- the frmd4bb gene encoding FERM domain-containing protein 4B isoform X1, which translates into the protein MTEGRLCQVQLLDDRKLELLVQPKLLSYELLDLVSSHFNLKEKEFFGLAFFDDNGQCKWLQMDRRVLEHDFSKKPGTIALNFLVRFYVENITQLKDIITVELFFLNAKSAVYNGMIEVESENFFKLAANALQEAKGDYTSDETTRADLKKLPTLPTKVLKEHPSLAYCEDRVIEYYKQLKGVSRGQAIVQYLTLVESLPTYGVHYYEVKDKQGIPWWLGISYKGIGQYDLQDKLKPRKLYQWKQLENLYFREKKFAVEVNDPHRRAVTKRTFGQTGLLIHTWYASHSLIKTIWVMAISQHQFYLDRKQSKAKVGAARSLEEIAMDLTEHGGAKINRLGDTGLKNNFITASNGSLVSTGSADSEMSEEQKKEKLSELRKKEQEIQDILAKKTKELKKICLREAELTGKLPKEYPLSSGERPPQVRRRVGTAFKLDDLFPYNEDPFLRNLESRFALQQKIVEAAKKLANEPELCKTVKKKRRRNCLDAMHKLQQIEDEMNQYRIKKGKKPTQRASVIIADELVRSDCSSLSSLPLDDDDSDSVSQRPRSRSVQGSPQLSPMQSLGAEYDVERQGSPRENHRNKNHSRLATEGQEASHYYQNPREVSSTHTSPYKTLPRPPRDPRSMPPTPVMTRNAYSSSQLRSEGSPHCFRHRSGSLESQPQLRKDTDSEKPVFILSPAHRSSSTEVLEDCSSYTSQSSLDYCGAANSHYSTLDSRTSTMHRLHRKVEVYGNTGSMPNLVQHHSGCSYTCETSAHYAPSAYYVSGYPCPDMEPYANGAYVYENEVEGHYNVNPSYQMNGYHGHDRFRHYSSDRADGLSQNPYATVRPPRSREGPRNELLAKNMQKAMVAEHLRGWYHRNRGHREGGRGMLAGYDFDSGSQLSLGYQTMPAAFSHSSRTTSFSSVSSVESAGNWRNQLAVGLTEYDTPDTPHYPHPGAPASPYNHSPSHSRFSPENKVSGSDTMPKKSESVEVVGAEANSTDEPSDNHSSS
- the frmd4bb gene encoding FERM domain-containing protein 4B isoform X2, which encodes MTEGRLCQVQLLDDRKLELLVQPKLLSYELLDLVSSHFNLKEKEFFGLAFFDDNGQCKWLQMDRRVLEHDFSKKPGTIALNFLVRFYVENITQLKDIITVELFFLNAKSAVYNGMIEVESENFFKLAANALQEAKGDYTSDETTRADLKKLPTLPTKVLKEHPSLAYCEDRVIEYYKQLKGVSRGQAIVQYLTLVESLPTYGVHYYEVKDKQGIPWWLGISYKGIGQYDLQDKLKPRKLYQWKQLENLYFREKKFAVEVNDPHRRAVTKRTFGQTGLLIHTWYASHSLIKTIWVMAISQHQFYLDRKQSKAKVGAARSLEEIAMDLTEHGGAKINRLGDTGLKNNFITASNGSLVSTGSADSEMSEEQKKEKLSELRKKEQEIQDILAKKTKELKKICLREAELTGKLPKEYPLSSGERPPQVRRRVGTAFKLDDLFPYNEDPFLRNLESRFALQQKIVEAAKKLANEPELCKTVKKKRRRNCLDAMHKLQQIEDEMNQYRIKKGKKPTQRASVIIADELVRSDCSSLSSLPLDDDDSDSVSQRPRSRSVQGSPQLSPMQSLGAEYDVERQGSPRENHRNKNHSRLATEGQEASHYYQNPREVSSTHTSPYKTLPRPPRDPRSMPPTPVMTRNAYSSSQLRSEGSPHCFRHRSGSLESQPQLRKDTDSEKPVFILSPAHRSSSTEVLEDCSSYTSQSSLDYCGAANSHYSTLDSRTSTMHRLHRKVEVYGNTGSMPNLVQHHSGCSYTCETSAHYAPSAYYVSGYPCPDMEPYANGAYVYENEVEGHYNVNPSYQMNGYHGHDRFRHYSSDRADGLSQNPYATVRPPRSREGPRNELLAKNMQKAMVAEHLRGWYHRNRGHREGGRGMLAGYDFDSGSQLSLGYQTMPAAFSHSSRTTSFSSVSSVESAGNWRNQLAVGLTEYDTPDTPHYPHPGAPASPYNHSPSHSRFHLDGSYMSIR
- the frmd4bb gene encoding FERM domain-containing protein 4B isoform X3; amino-acid sequence: MTEGRLCQVQLLDDRKLELLVQPKLLSYELLDLVSSHFNLKEKEFFGLAFFDDNGQCKWLQMDRRVLEHDFSKKPGTIALNFLVRFYVENITQLKDIITVELFFLNAKSAVYNGMIEVESENFFKLAANALQEAKGDYTSDETTRADLKKLPTLPTKVLKEHPSLAYCEDRVIEYYKQLKGVSRGQAIVQYLTLVESLPTYGVHYYEVKDKQGIPWWLGISYKGIGQYDLQDKLKPRKLYQWKQLENLYFREKKFAVEVNDPHRRAVTKRTFGQTGLLIHTWYASHSLIKTIWVMAISQHQFYLDRKQSKAKVGAARSLEEIAMDLTEHGGAKINRLGDTGLKNNFITASNGSLVSTGSADSEMSEEQKKEKLSELRKKEQEIQDILAKKTKELKKICLREAELTGKLPKEYPLSSGERPPQVRRRVGTAFKLDDLFPYNEDPFLRNLESRFALQQKIVEAAKKLANEPELCKTVKKKRRRNCLDAMHKLQQIEDEMNQYRIKKGKKPTQRASVIIADELVRSDCSSLSSLPLDDDDSDSVSQRPRSRSVQGSPQLSPMQSLGAEYDVERQGSPRENHRNKNHSRSEGSPHCFRHRSGSLESQPQLRKDTDSEKPVFILSPAHRSSSTEVLEDCSSYTSQSSLDYCGAANSHYSTLDSRTSTMHRLHRKVEVYGNTGSMPNLVQHHSGCSYTCETSAHYAPSAYYVSGYPCPDMEPYANGAYVYENEVEGHYNVNPSYQMNGYHGHDRFRHYSSDRADGLSQNPYATVRPPRSREGPRNELLAKNMQKAMVAEHLRGWYHRNRGHREGGRGMLAGYDFDSGSQLSLGYQTMPAAFSHSSRTTSFSSVSSVESAGNWRNQLAVGLTEYDTPDTPHYPHPGAPASPYNHSPSHSRFSPENKVSGSDTMPKKSESVEVVGAEANSTDEPSDNHSSS